The window ACACAGCCTAGAAAATTTTCTAGATTTTTTAAAAGTCTCAAATTTATTTTAATCTTAAAAAAAAATTCTCTGACAAAAATTTTAACTTGGTTTTATAATTCATGCATTTAGTAAAACTGATTACAAAATTGCTTCTTTTCATGGTGCATTTGTTATAAGCCCACGCCAACAGCCGAAAAATTGACGTGGGAGGAGATTAAAACATGGAAAGAATGTACAGCAGTGTAAACAGAATAATCCAAATAATGTCTACGAAATGCCAGTAAATTTCTGCCATTTCCACACCCGTGTGCTTGCTGCCAGAATAGTGACTGTCTCGGCGCGATCGCCACAACACACCTAAAATAAGTAGTAGCCCCACAAAAACGTGTAATCCGTGGAAACCTGTCATCAAATAAAAACAATTGGAAAACACATTCGTAGCCAAACCATAGCCCAGAGTTTTGTACTCATAAACCTGACCCGCTAAGAAAATAGCTCCCATAACGGCAGTAACGATGTACCACAGCCGTAGTCCTGAAACATCATTCTTTTTAATGGCAACGTCTCCCTTATGGATGACAAAGCTACTCGAAACCAGAATGATGGTGTTAATTGTAGGTACTAATAGTTCGACTTCTGTACCTTCAGGAGGCCAAGTTTCTGCACCACCTCTTAAGAGTAAATAAGTCGCAAAAAAGCCCCCAAACATCAGGGATTCAGAAATCAGAAACGTCAACAGCCCAAAAACCCGTAAATCTGGGTGTTCTTCATGATGGGCTTCACTCACTGCTGGAGGAACAGAGCTGTTGAGAATATTATCTGGTGCGTCAATTGTTGAACCTTGCATAACACTCCAAATCTCAATGATTGGTCATTGCTGATTAGTAATTAGTGATGGGTCGTAGGTAATAGGCAATAGGCGGTAATTTTACCCATTACCCATTACCCATTACCCATTACCCATTACCCATTCTTAGGCGTAACGATCGGTTCACCCATCTCTCCACCTGGGTTCATTTCAGTATTGCTACCGTTCATGCCATACTCGTAAGGCCCACGAGTCAGAACAGGCAATACTTCCCAGTTTTCGATCGCAGGGGGTGAACTGGTTGTCCATTCTAGGGTGAGAGCATTCCAGGGATTGTCACTTGCTTTCGCACCCTTCATCCAACTCCATACCATATTGATAGCGAAAGGAATTACAGATATCGCCAACAAAAACGCCCCGTAGGTACAAATCTGGTTGATGAAGGTAAATTGGGGATCATACATCGCTACTCGCCGAGGCATTCCTTTTAAACCCAACTCATGCATGGGTAAGAAGGTGAGATTGGTGCCAATAAAAGTGAGGATAAAGTGAATCCGCCCCAAGGTTTCGTTGTACATCCGCCCTGTTATTTTGGGGAACCAGTGATAAATCCCGGCATAAATGCCAAACACGGAACCCCCAAACAAAACGTAGTGGAAGTGAGCAACCACATAATAAGTATCGTGGACGTGAACATCAAAGGGAGCCGTTCCCAAGGTAACGCCACTCAATCCACCCAAAACGAACATCGATAACAAACCAATCGCGAACAGCATCGCACTGGTGAAGCGGATT of the Allocoleopsis franciscana PCC 7113 genome contains:
- a CDS encoding cytochrome c oxidase subunit 3; its protein translation is MQGSTIDAPDNILNSSVPPAVSEAHHEEHPDLRVFGLLTFLISESLMFGGFFATYLLLRGGAETWPPEGTEVELLVPTINTIILVSSSFVIHKGDVAIKKNDVSGLRLWYIVTAVMGAIFLAGQVYEYKTLGYGLATNVFSNCFYLMTGFHGLHVFVGLLLILGVLWRSRRDSHYSGSKHTGVEMAEIYWHFVDIIWIILFTLLYILSMF